The following proteins are encoded in a genomic region of Streptomyces gobiensis:
- a CDS encoding hydantoinase B/oxoprolinase family protein, whose protein sequence is MTIPQTVDPVTVEIIRNAVASAADDMNATLMRSAYTPIIYECGDCVVALLDDEHQVLGQSAGLPIFLGNLESCTKATEERYGREIWQPGDVWILNDSYLGGTHLNDVTIFGPVFADGELAGFTATRAHWIDVGSKDPGGSMDSVNIFQEGLRMGPQKLVEGGQDVAGVIDTIATNVRFPYPTTGDMNAMIATIKMGQVRLEEIVRRFGLDTVRAARDEIFRQTERLEREVIGAIPDGVYSAEGFLDNDGIDLGTPIPVRLRITVSGDDIEFDITESADQTAGPVNCGVAQAISACRVGYKLLVSPDIPGNGGSFRPLTVRVREGSVFGAQPPAACQWYFSHLGLLIDLVAKALAPALPDKVAAASHGDSMVVMFAGTDPRTGREYVSLEATLGGWGAWRGSDGQDALINNVNGSLKDIPIEVVEARFPFRVTHYGIRPDSGGAGQWRGGNGVIREYEALHDCTVSLWFERSVTPAWGLSGGHDATPPEVVINPGRPDERRMLKCNGLPLRAGDVVRCMSGGGGGYGEPERRDPASVRTDVHDGHISARRAETVHGIEVTPLS, encoded by the coding sequence GTGACGATCCCGCAGACGGTTGACCCCGTCACCGTGGAAATCATCCGGAACGCGGTCGCCTCGGCGGCCGACGATATGAACGCCACGCTGATGCGGTCGGCGTATACGCCCATCATCTATGAGTGCGGTGACTGTGTGGTGGCCCTGCTCGATGACGAGCACCAAGTCCTGGGCCAGTCCGCGGGGTTGCCGATCTTTCTGGGCAATCTGGAGAGCTGCACCAAGGCCACCGAGGAACGCTATGGGCGCGAGATCTGGCAGCCGGGCGATGTGTGGATTCTCAACGACAGCTATCTGGGCGGCACCCACCTCAACGATGTGACGATCTTCGGTCCGGTCTTCGCCGACGGTGAGCTGGCGGGCTTCACCGCCACCCGGGCGCATTGGATCGATGTCGGCTCCAAGGACCCCGGCGGGTCGATGGACTCCGTGAACATCTTCCAGGAGGGCCTGCGCATGGGCCCGCAGAAGCTCGTCGAGGGGGGCCAGGATGTCGCTGGCGTGATAGACACGATCGCCACCAACGTCCGCTTCCCCTACCCCACCACCGGCGATATGAATGCCATGATCGCCACGATCAAGATGGGGCAGGTCAGGCTGGAGGAGATCGTCCGCCGGTTCGGTCTGGACACCGTACGTGCGGCTCGTGATGAGATCTTCCGGCAGACGGAGCGGCTGGAACGGGAGGTCATCGGGGCCATACCGGACGGGGTGTACAGCGCGGAAGGCTTTCTGGACAACGATGGCATCGATCTGGGCACGCCCATCCCGGTCAGGCTGCGGATCACGGTATCCGGTGATGACATCGAGTTCGACATCACCGAGTCAGCCGACCAGACGGCCGGGCCGGTCAACTGCGGTGTCGCACAGGCGATCTCCGCCTGCCGGGTCGGCTACAAGCTGCTGGTGAGCCCGGACATCCCCGGCAATGGCGGCTCCTTCCGGCCGTTGACGGTCCGGGTGCGTGAGGGCTCGGTGTTCGGGGCGCAGCCACCGGCGGCCTGTCAGTGGTACTTCTCCCATCTGGGGCTGCTGATCGACTTGGTGGCCAAGGCGCTGGCTCCGGCCCTGCCGGACAAGGTGGCGGCGGCGAGTCATGGCGATTCCATGGTGGTGATGTTCGCCGGGACCGATCCACGCACGGGCCGTGAGTACGTCAGCCTGGAGGCCACCCTGGGCGGCTGGGGTGCCTGGCGGGGATCGGACGGCCAGGACGCGCTGATCAACAATGTGAACGGCTCGCTGAAGGACATCCCGATCGAGGTGGTCGAGGCCCGTTTCCCGTTCCGTGTCACCCACTACGGAATCCGCCCGGACTCGGGCGGTGCGGGGCAGTGGCGCGGCGGCAATGGTGTCATCCGTGAGTATGAGGCCCTGCACGACTGCACGGTCTCGCTCTGGTTTGAGCGCTCGGTGACCCCGGCGTGGGGTCTGTCCGGCGGCCATGACGCGACACCTCCCGAGGTGGTGATCAATCCGGGCCGCCCCGACGAACGGCGCATGCTCAAGTGCAACGGTCTGCCGCTGCGGGCCGGCGATGTGGTGCGCTGTATGTCCGGCGGAGGCGGCGGATACGGCGAACCAGAACGGCGCGACCCCGCGTCCGTACGGACCGATGTGCACGATGGCCATATCTCCGCCCGACGGGCGGAGACCGTGCACGGTATCGAGGTGACCCCCCTCTCCTGA
- a CDS encoding DUF6421 family protein yields MSDRRGTRDAVLAEAADLTRTLLPQINDFRLRQRDDGTVADPSGQDVQSLRTLSREAARWYHRHGRTGQADALVADAEDWLSAGLDTPPHFARSRDALTAPADGDWAALLAPILTTNSAPPVGKRLEFFLARRQEPDALGRLATRFPHPKNNCQATVLLAGSEGFTRGNCIVFFPENVAAHDRVRSQAYAIFFFSKFRKIHETFAVPAAESVLTADSMPRSSSGMAPGTCYQARSIWGYLHDYFHHQGRWPLDRHLKLKTNWFVGLLEETKVDAQTVLACRENGIPYAQEQIDMILLERIFRYPLADDAVRNFDSGTGVFLFSWLRAHGVLTDQSGSLRLRRDRVFHGLRELVAAIEDMEAGVTTPGEYRAAARAFVRRFLPEGKPGDRYGFTDDQLILLRARGDLASLPTLGFGLAEL; encoded by the coding sequence ATGAGCGATCGGCGTGGCACCAGGGACGCTGTGCTGGCGGAGGCGGCAGACCTCACCCGCACTCTGCTTCCGCAGATCAATGACTTCCGGCTGCGCCAGCGCGACGACGGCACCGTTGCCGACCCCAGCGGCCAGGATGTCCAGTCGCTTCGCACCCTCAGCCGGGAGGCCGCACGCTGGTACCACCGCCATGGGCGGACCGGCCAGGCCGACGCGCTCGTGGCGGACGCGGAGGACTGGCTGAGCGCGGGACTCGACACCCCACCGCACTTCGCCCGCTCCAGGGACGCCCTGACCGCACCGGCCGACGGCGACTGGGCGGCCCTGCTGGCCCCCATCCTGACCACCAACAGCGCACCACCGGTCGGCAAGCGGCTGGAGTTCTTCCTGGCGCGGCGCCAGGAACCCGACGCACTCGGCCGGTTGGCCACACGATTCCCGCATCCCAAGAACAACTGCCAGGCGACCGTCCTGCTGGCCGGGAGTGAAGGATTCACCCGGGGCAACTGCATCGTCTTCTTTCCGGAAAATGTAGCGGCTCATGACAGGGTGCGCTCGCAGGCGTACGCAATCTTCTTCTTCAGCAAGTTCCGCAAGATCCATGAGACATTCGCGGTGCCAGCCGCGGAGTCCGTACTCACGGCCGACTCGATGCCGCGTTCCTCCAGCGGAATGGCACCCGGCACCTGCTATCAGGCCCGCTCGATATGGGGCTATCTGCACGACTACTTTCACCATCAGGGGCGGTGGCCCCTGGACCGGCACCTCAAGCTGAAGACCAACTGGTTCGTCGGTCTGCTGGAAGAGACCAAAGTGGACGCTCAAACGGTGCTCGCCTGCCGGGAGAACGGTATCCCATACGCCCAGGAGCAGATAGATATGATCCTTCTGGAGCGTATCTTCCGGTATCCGCTCGCTGATGACGCCGTGCGCAACTTCGACTCCGGTACGGGTGTCTTTCTGTTCTCCTGGCTGCGTGCACATGGCGTACTCACCGACCAGAGCGGCAGCTTGCGGCTGCGCCGGGACCGCGTCTTCCACGGGCTGCGCGAACTGGTCGCCGCCATCGAGGACATGGAAGCGGGCGTGACGACTCCCGGGGAGTACCGGGCCGCCGCCAGAGCCTTCGTGCGACGCTTTCTGCCGGAAGGGAAGCCAGGGGACCGGTACGGCTTCACGGATGACCAGCTCATTCTGCTCCGGGCACGCGGAGATCTGGCCTCCCTCCCCACACTCGGCTTTGGACTGGCAGAGCTGTAA
- a CDS encoding Mut7-C ubiquitin/RNAse domain-containing protein, translating to MTSPELSLRFAAGLRLFLAARHRTAGELRVTHDGTSSLGHMVESFGVPLPEVGRLLADGRPVTASYRPHGGEVVQVDEVRRPQELPYQPPRFVLDVHLGALARRLRLVGLDTGYRNDLDDDGLIEWANTERRVLLTQDRSLLMRRLLWFGAYVRGARPDDQLTDVLDRFAPTLTPWTRCMACNGVLSPADKAEVEHLLEAGTRRTYNAFTRCPACGRVYWRGAHGGRLEALVAGATHAVAQATSARR from the coding sequence GTGACTAGTCCGGAGCTGAGCCTGCGCTTCGCCGCCGGGCTACGGCTCTTTCTGGCCGCTCGTCATCGCACGGCCGGTGAACTCCGGGTGACCCACGACGGGACCTCCTCGCTGGGCCATATGGTCGAGTCCTTCGGGGTACCGCTGCCGGAGGTAGGGCGTCTCCTCGCCGACGGCCGACCGGTGACCGCGTCATACCGGCCGCACGGAGGCGAGGTGGTACAGGTCGATGAGGTGCGGCGACCGCAGGAGCTGCCGTACCAGCCTCCGCGCTTTGTCCTCGATGTCCACCTCGGTGCGCTGGCCCGGCGGCTGCGGCTGGTCGGTCTGGACACCGGCTACCGCAATGACCTGGACGATGACGGCCTGATCGAGTGGGCGAACACCGAACGGCGAGTGCTGCTGACCCAGGACCGCAGCCTGCTGATGCGCAGGCTGCTGTGGTTCGGCGCGTATGTCCGCGGCGCGCGTCCGGACGACCAGCTCACCGACGTTCTTGACCGCTTCGCGCCAACGCTGACGCCATGGACCCGATGTATGGCGTGCAACGGGGTGCTCTCCCCCGCCGACAAGGCCGAGGTCGAGCATCTGCTCGAGGCGGGCACCCGTCGCACCTACAACGCCTTCACCCGTTGTCCGGCCTGTGGCCGCGTCTACTGGCGTGGCGCACACGGCGGTCGGCTGGAGGCACTGGTGGCCGGGGCCACGCATGCCGTAGCACAGGCCACCTCCGCTCGGCGGTGA
- a CDS encoding acylphosphatase, which translates to MTRRRVVVSGDVQGVFFRDTCRRIATERRVTGWVRNLPDGSVEAVFEGTAERVEELVAWAHGGPPTAMVDKVEVYSEEPEGLAGFEIRPTPWSD; encoded by the coding sequence ATGACGCGCAGACGCGTCGTCGTTTCCGGAGATGTGCAGGGTGTGTTCTTCCGGGACACCTGCCGACGTATTGCCACCGAGCGCCGGGTCACCGGCTGGGTGCGCAATCTTCCGGACGGTTCGGTTGAGGCCGTCTTCGAGGGCACCGCGGAACGAGTCGAGGAACTGGTCGCCTGGGCGCATGGCGGCCCGCCGACGGCCATGGTCGACAAGGTGGAGGTGTACTCGGAGGAGCCCGAAGGGCTGGCCGGCTTTGAGATCCGCCCCACTCCCTGGAGTGACTAG
- a CDS encoding AzlC family ABC transporter permease, with translation MNAAGPAGGPPNHNRAARRAAYTTGARAALPFTVAIFAFGISFGVLAKGAGFSALAAGTMSGLVFVGSSQFAAVSVIINGGGWAAAAVAGTLLNLRYLVMGFAILPALRGGRARRAVESQLVIEESWAIASEADGRFDRVRLLSSGAVLWLGWVAGTALGAAGPFSAVDIHRYGLDAVSPVLFFLLLAPHLDTRRRQTAAGAAVVCALALTGLGAPDSAIALACLIALVWTWRAR, from the coding sequence GTGAACGCCGCCGGACCCGCTGGCGGGCCGCCGAACCATAACCGGGCGGCCCGCCGTGCCGCCTACACCACAGGAGCGAGGGCGGCACTGCCGTTCACCGTAGCGATCTTCGCCTTCGGTATCTCCTTTGGAGTCCTGGCCAAAGGAGCGGGTTTCTCCGCGCTCGCCGCCGGCACGATGTCCGGCCTTGTCTTCGTGGGCTCCTCCCAGTTCGCCGCGGTCTCGGTCATCATCAACGGCGGCGGCTGGGCGGCGGCCGCCGTCGCCGGGACCCTGCTCAACCTGCGGTATCTGGTGATGGGCTTCGCGATCCTGCCCGCCCTGCGCGGCGGACGGGCCCGGCGCGCGGTCGAGTCCCAGCTGGTGATCGAGGAGTCCTGGGCCATCGCCAGCGAAGCCGATGGACGCTTCGACCGCGTACGCCTGCTGTCCTCTGGCGCGGTGCTCTGGCTCGGCTGGGTCGCGGGCACCGCGCTGGGGGCTGCTGGCCCGTTCAGCGCGGTGGACATTCACCGCTACGGCCTGGACGCGGTCTCCCCGGTGCTCTTCTTTCTCCTTCTCGCCCCGCACCTGGACACCCGCCGCCGGCAGACGGCTGCCGGGGCCGCGGTCGTGTGCGCCCTGGCGCTCACCGGTCTTGGCGCGCCCGACAGCGCCATCGCGCTGGCCTGCCTGATCGCCCTCGTCTGGACCTGGAGAGCACGATGA
- a CDS encoding nuclear transport factor 2 family protein — protein sequence MNRADMEAAVRLYFQACNKVDRDMFAQCLSEEVVHYLATGMHGPIHGIDPVVERWGADVQANSSYWTVDAVYADEQTRTAMCEWTGVKPGLGKVLRGAEVYRFDDSGLIDEVRIYYASRRDETIAANELEGFPYAERGFTA from the coding sequence ATGAACAGAGCTGACATGGAAGCAGCCGTACGTCTGTACTTCCAGGCGTGCAACAAGGTGGACCGCGATATGTTCGCCCAGTGCCTCTCCGAAGAGGTCGTGCACTATCTGGCGACCGGTATGCACGGACCGATCCATGGCATCGACCCGGTGGTGGAGCGCTGGGGAGCGGACGTACAGGCCAACTCCTCCTACTGGACCGTTGACGCCGTATACGCGGACGAGCAGACGCGGACGGCGATGTGCGAGTGGACCGGCGTCAAGCCCGGACTCGGCAAGGTGCTGCGGGGGGCGGAGGTGTACCGCTTCGACGACTCGGGACTGATCGACGAGGTCCGTATCTACTACGCCTCGCGCCGGGACGAGACCATCGCGGCCAATGAGCTGGAGGGATTTCCCTACGCCGAGCGAGGGTTCACCGCGTGA
- a CDS encoding bacilysin biosynthesis protein BacA, translating to MNLDSRHTTTVMCAVTIFAEIPAEKTLNSSLTLAIDPGETRPPGGDMSVDVVPEECSEYPLVGGIRYLHTLGPPGTNLEAASHLWLRRRGLADEGADEERVFLHPSLESAMETVPRTGEHALVACAVYPRLHTLVFSNLRTCRMVDSFVAPTHAMVLAATPAAPSALRTVASHPAPVGLVPPESEPRMALSNSQAAIDCASGKADGCITTVVAAQAHGLRVMENFGPIPMVYTVHHLLAATR from the coding sequence GTGAACCTCGACAGCCGGCACACCACGACGGTAATGTGTGCCGTGACCATCTTTGCGGAAATTCCTGCTGAAAAAACACTCAACTCGTCATTGACGCTCGCCATTGACCCAGGCGAGACGCGGCCGCCAGGGGGAGATATGTCAGTCGATGTAGTGCCCGAAGAGTGCTCCGAATACCCCTTAGTCGGCGGAATACGCTACCTGCACACCCTTGGGCCTCCCGGTACTAACCTGGAGGCCGCATCCCATTTATGGCTGCGCCGTCGCGGACTGGCGGATGAGGGAGCGGATGAGGAAAGGGTGTTTCTGCACCCGTCGCTGGAGTCCGCGATGGAGACCGTGCCGCGGACCGGCGAGCACGCCCTGGTCGCCTGTGCTGTCTACCCCCGCCTGCATACACTGGTATTCAGTAATCTGCGGACCTGCCGGATGGTCGACAGCTTTGTGGCCCCCACACACGCCATGGTGCTGGCGGCAACACCCGCCGCCCCCAGCGCACTTCGCACGGTGGCCTCGCATCCAGCCCCCGTTGGCCTGGTACCACCGGAATCCGAACCGCGTATGGCCCTCAGTAACTCACAGGCGGCCATCGACTGCGCCAGCGGGAAGGCCGACGGCTGTATTACCACGGTCGTGGCGGCCCAAGCTCATGGCCTGCGCGTCATGGAGAACTTCGGTCCCATACCGATGGTTTACACCGTCCATCATCTGCTGGCGGCCACTCGATGA
- a CDS encoding AzlD domain-containing protein, producing MNNEPWLIVGALVATTFLLKGAGALLMGDRELPGWFPRFVEYLTPALLAVLVITQLVGSPDSAGMTFDARLAGFAAAVAAWRLKAPVPVVVLIAAAATATARALA from the coding sequence ATGAACAACGAGCCCTGGCTCATCGTCGGAGCCCTCGTGGCGACCACGTTTCTGCTCAAGGGGGCCGGCGCGCTGCTCATGGGTGACCGGGAACTGCCCGGCTGGTTTCCGCGCTTTGTGGAGTATCTGACCCCGGCTCTCCTCGCCGTCCTGGTCATCACCCAACTGGTCGGTTCCCCGGACTCCGCGGGCATGACCTTCGACGCCCGCCTTGCCGGCTTCGCCGCCGCGGTGGCCGCGTGGCGGCTCAAGGCCCCGGTCCCCGTCGTCGTCCTGATAGCGGCAGCGGCCACAGCGACCGCCCGCGCCCTCGCTTAG
- a CDS encoding hydantoinase/oxoprolinase family protein, giving the protein MSRLRVSMDIGGTFTDVVAYDEQTGRYSADKASTTPDDLTEGVISALGAVVDSPRDIGFLVHGTTQGLNAFLQRRGVRVLLLATDGAADTYHIARGPRTRLYDLHYRKPEPLLPLRDIVRVRGRLDSAGVETEPLDEAAVRAAARRFQEEDFAAIAVAYLFSHANPAHEVRTREILLEELGPEVTISLSHEAANEWREYERTSSAVVEAYIGPVIRRYLSGLTGTLAARDVAVPLHVMQSSGGIITAESARRRPLQTLLSGPVGGTMGGVALAELLNRPNLICMDMGGTSFDVSLVVDGQPDVSSEARLEGLPLLMSVVNIHTIGAGGGSIAWAEAGGLRVGPQSAGASPGPACYGRGGSRPTVTDANLVLGRIDHKGFASGQLALHTGQAEHAIAGIGRELGLDTLAMAEGICDVANAKMAQAIRTITVSRGIEPREFTLVAFGGAGPMHSVFLARELGISEVVVPRFPGAFSAWGMLETEIRKDFAEPYFRLDADLDGEDMARRLRASAEQGLRSLDSEGVPPASRRTEAYADIRYAAQEYTLTVPVTDAAEPRSPDFVEIIAKRFAQLHESRYGHANLGAPIEFVTLRTTAFGDLGRAPAETVPAAPDSVFPYQLRPVVFGGERHDTRFVSRDDLCQGHEFAGPTVVLEPTATTVVPPGYGVSMDSFGSLVVREEGQ; this is encoded by the coding sequence ATGAGTCGGTTGCGCGTTTCCATGGACATCGGGGGCACCTTCACCGATGTCGTGGCCTACGACGAGCAGACCGGTCGCTATAGCGCGGACAAGGCGTCGACCACGCCTGATGATCTCACCGAAGGGGTGATCTCGGCGCTTGGGGCGGTGGTCGACTCACCTCGTGACATCGGATTCCTGGTGCACGGCACCACTCAGGGGCTGAACGCGTTTCTGCAACGGCGCGGTGTCCGGGTGCTGTTGCTGGCCACCGACGGGGCCGCCGATACGTATCACATCGCCCGCGGTCCACGTACCCGCCTTTATGATCTGCACTACCGCAAGCCCGAGCCCCTGCTGCCGCTGCGCGATATCGTCCGGGTGCGCGGCCGGCTCGACTCCGCGGGTGTGGAGACGGAGCCGCTGGATGAAGCGGCGGTCCGTGCGGCGGCGCGCCGGTTCCAGGAGGAGGACTTCGCCGCGATCGCCGTCGCCTATCTCTTCAGCCACGCGAATCCGGCGCATGAGGTACGGACGCGGGAAATCCTGCTGGAAGAGCTCGGACCCGAGGTCACGATCTCGCTCTCGCATGAGGCGGCCAATGAGTGGCGAGAGTACGAACGTACCTCCTCCGCCGTGGTCGAGGCGTATATCGGACCGGTGATCCGCCGCTATCTCTCCGGGCTCACCGGCACCCTCGCCGCCCGGGACGTCGCTGTCCCGCTGCATGTCATGCAGTCCTCCGGCGGGATCATCACCGCGGAGTCAGCACGCCGCCGCCCGTTACAGACACTGCTGTCGGGCCCGGTCGGCGGCACCATGGGGGGCGTCGCGCTCGCCGAGCTGCTCAACCGGCCCAACCTCATCTGTATGGACATGGGCGGCACTTCCTTCGATGTCTCACTGGTCGTGGACGGTCAGCCCGATGTCTCCTCGGAGGCACGGCTGGAGGGCCTGCCTCTGCTGATGAGCGTGGTCAACATCCATACCATCGGTGCCGGCGGCGGCTCCATCGCCTGGGCGGAGGCCGGCGGCCTCCGGGTGGGGCCACAGTCGGCCGGCGCCAGCCCCGGTCCTGCCTGCTACGGCCGGGGCGGCAGCCGCCCCACCGTGACCGACGCCAATCTGGTCCTCGGACGGATTGACCACAAGGGCTTCGCCAGCGGCCAGCTGGCCCTGCACACCGGCCAGGCAGAGCACGCCATCGCCGGAATCGGGCGTGAGCTGGGTCTGGACACCCTGGCCATGGCCGAGGGCATCTGCGATGTCGCCAACGCCAAGATGGCGCAGGCCATCCGCACCATCACGGTCTCCCGGGGCATTGAGCCACGGGAGTTCACGCTGGTGGCCTTCGGCGGCGCGGGTCCGATGCACAGCGTTTTCCTCGCCCGTGAGCTGGGCATCTCCGAGGTCGTCGTGCCGCGCTTTCCCGGGGCGTTCTCCGCGTGGGGCATGCTGGAGACCGAAATCCGCAAGGATTTCGCCGAGCCTTACTTCCGGCTGGACGCCGATCTCGATGGCGAGGACATGGCCCGGCGGCTCAGGGCCTCAGCCGAGCAGGGGCTGCGCTCACTGGACAGCGAGGGTGTGCCACCGGCCAGCCGCCGTACCGAGGCCTACGCCGATATCCGGTACGCGGCCCAGGAGTACACCCTGACCGTCCCGGTAACCGACGCGGCGGAGCCACGGTCGCCGGACTTTGTGGAGATCATCGCCAAGCGCTTCGCCCAGCTGCACGAAAGCCGCTACGGGCACGCCAATCTCGGCGCTCCCATTGAGTTCGTCACGCTGCGCACCACCGCGTTCGGTGATCTCGGCCGCGCCCCGGCGGAGACGGTACCGGCCGCGCCGGATTCGGTGTTCCCGTACCAGCTGCGGCCCGTGGTCTTTGGCGGCGAGCGGCACGACACCCGCTTCGTGTCCCGGGACGATCTCTGCCAGGGCCATGAATTCGCCGGTCCCACGGTTGTCCTTGAGCCCACGGCCACCACCGTGGTGCCGCCGGGCTACGGCGTCTCCATGGATTCCTTCGGTTCTCTTGTCGTGCGCGAGGAGGGGCAGTGA
- a CDS encoding PucR family transcriptional regulator codes for MNRAHQSGPLTVAELVRFGPLSGARSYAASHLGRQVTGVSLVSDLDQARQCKPETVLVVHPAAAHGVWALEAALRFAWERNASCVVAPAGTAVTGSTTQLAERLRMPLLVVADPAQQALELAVAIADTEAARSRLIARCAILFGERFSLRDIVGVINNEVPGVLAALMTKDGYVLAGRSAVGRADADAHRLQVSVPGPDGRPWATLVAQLTAPSPSWAETVQTILRLARAPLAASSAGLRLSLSHQASRDRLLLETLLWGKRSERTENNAGPHPPVSAAPGPEQIAREAGWPIDGCHVAVCLRPAEQETCDLEAAGPGVIAGWRESLSAAPLVPVKHGWVTWFTAAPADPAEVAHQVRRRLTSTRIPIPLTAGIGQPGEGMAGLRQSVTEAELAAAVASRQGGGAIERYAELGPRAVLASLPVAEIAEASRVLLAGLLADPKADVLLTTLTALLDCAGSTGQAAARLGVHRNTMLGRIERIRACGVDLNAPEQRLALHVACHALLSTRRRQQQG; via the coding sequence ATGAACCGTGCCCACCAGTCAGGGCCGTTGACCGTGGCCGAGCTGGTGCGTTTCGGTCCGCTGAGCGGAGCGCGATCCTATGCCGCCAGCCACCTCGGCCGGCAGGTGACCGGGGTGAGCCTGGTCTCCGATCTGGACCAGGCACGGCAGTGCAAACCCGAGACCGTCCTGGTAGTGCATCCGGCCGCGGCGCACGGGGTGTGGGCGTTGGAGGCGGCGCTGCGATTCGCCTGGGAACGTAACGCCTCCTGTGTGGTGGCGCCGGCCGGGACGGCGGTCACCGGCTCCACCACACAACTCGCCGAGCGGCTGCGGATGCCGCTGCTGGTCGTGGCGGACCCCGCCCAGCAGGCACTGGAGCTGGCGGTGGCGATCGCCGATACGGAGGCTGCCCGCTCCAGGCTGATCGCCCGCTGCGCCATTCTCTTCGGCGAGCGATTCAGCCTCCGGGACATCGTCGGCGTGATCAACAACGAGGTACCGGGAGTCCTGGCCGCCTTGATGACGAAGGACGGGTACGTTCTCGCCGGGCGGTCGGCGGTCGGCCGCGCTGATGCGGACGCACACCGGCTCCAGGTTTCCGTGCCCGGGCCCGATGGCCGCCCCTGGGCCACCCTGGTGGCTCAGCTCACCGCTCCCTCGCCCTCCTGGGCGGAAACGGTGCAGACCATCCTGCGGCTGGCGCGGGCCCCACTGGCCGCGTCCAGCGCGGGGCTGCGGCTGTCCCTCTCGCACCAGGCGAGCAGGGACCGGCTGCTGCTGGAGACGCTGCTGTGGGGCAAGCGGTCCGAGCGTACGGAGAACAACGCCGGACCGCATCCGCCGGTGAGCGCGGCTCCCGGGCCCGAGCAGATCGCACGTGAGGCGGGCTGGCCCATCGACGGATGCCATGTCGCGGTGTGTCTGCGCCCTGCGGAGCAGGAGACCTGCGACCTCGAAGCGGCCGGCCCCGGCGTGATCGCCGGTTGGCGCGAGAGCCTTTCCGCCGCGCCGCTCGTCCCCGTGAAGCACGGCTGGGTGACCTGGTTCACCGCTGCCCCGGCGGACCCCGCGGAGGTCGCCCACCAGGTCCGCCGGCGGCTGACGTCCACCCGGATCCCCATCCCGCTGACCGCGGGTATTGGCCAGCCGGGGGAGGGCATGGCGGGACTTCGGCAGTCAGTGACCGAGGCGGAGCTGGCCGCGGCGGTGGCCAGCCGGCAGGGTGGCGGGGCGATCGAGCGGTACGCCGAGCTGGGACCGCGGGCGGTCCTCGCCTCGCTGCCGGTCGCCGAGATCGCGGAGGCGTCACGCGTCCTGCTCGCCGGTCTTCTCGCGGATCCCAAGGCCGACGTTCTCCTCACCACGCTGACCGCCCTGCTGGACTGCGCCGGTTCCACCGGTCAGGCCGCTGCCCGGCTCGGTGTCCACCGCAACACCATGCTCGGCAGGATCGAACGCATCCGGGCCTGCGGTGTCGACCTGAACGCGCCCGAGCAGCGGCTCGCCCTCCATGTGGCCTGCCATGCCCTGCTCAGCACCCGGCGGCGTCAACAGCAGGGCTGA